The Spiribacter roseus genome includes the window GACGCCAGCCCGGCGCAGATGATCCAGCGGCTGGTGAATAACGGCGTCCAGGTTGATGTCTGCGCGATCTATCTGCCCAACCGCGAGTACACCGAGGCCGATCTGATCGATGGCGTGGGCGTTGCTCAGCCGCCGGCGATCGGTGCCTTGGTGGCGGATCCCTCGGTTCGCGAATTCACGTTTTAACGATTGAAGAGGTGACGATGATGACGATCCGTCAATCATTCCATGCAACGGCCCTTGGCGTCGCCGTTGCCCTGCCCGGTGCCGCGATGGCGCAGGACGCGGGGTCGGTCGACCTGCCCGGGCCGGTGGTCGGCGCCGACTGGGCACTGGCTCATCAGGACGAGGTTACGCTGATCAACGTATCGCGGCGTCCGTCCAACTACGACGCCACCGGTTTTGTGGACGGTGCGCCATTCGTCGGAATGTCGGAGTTCCTCTCGGAGCGACCGGGGATGAAGGACACCATCCGCTATCTGGCGCCCTCCGCTGAAGCGTTCGAAACGGTCATGCAGGGCCTGGGTGTGGACAATGACGACACCATTGTCATCGCTCCGGCCGGCGATACCGTGTATGGCGATGCCACCGTGGCCTCGCGCTTCTACTGGCAGCTGAAATATTTCGGTCACGACAACGTCGCGATCCTTGACGGTGGTGCCGCCGCCTGGGATGCCGCCGGCGGCGAAGTCGCCGAGTCGCCGGGATCGGCTGCCAACGGCAATTACACCGCCGGAGCCCCGCGCGAGGATCTGCTGGCGACGACCCAAGACGTCACGGCCGTGATCGATGGCGACTCGTCAGCTCAGCTGGTCGATAACCGTCCACTGGTGCAGTTCACCGGTCAGATGAGCAAGGACTACGTGGACGGTAGCGGTCATCTGCCCGGGGCGCGGCCGCTTCCGTTCACCCAATTCGTGGCGCCACGCGACGGCATCGTCTACTGGCGCTCGCCGGAGGCTGCCCGGGAAATCGTCGCCTCAATGCTGCCGGGGACTGACGGGCCGATCATCAACTACTGCAACTCGGGGCATGTCTCGTCGCTGGCATGGTTCGGCGTCTCGGAGATCGCGGACCGCCCCGATGTGGCGCTCTATGATGGCTCACTCCACGAGTGGACCCTCGACGGCGACCGCTCGCTGGTCATCGGCGAGTAAACACTGATTTCGGGACGGGCTTCGTGCCTGTCCCAAACCGCCTGCCACCAAACCGCCTACCCCCGCAACACCAGGTGTGCCGCGATCAACCACATCACCACCCCGATGGAGGCCTCCATCAGTCGCCAGGCGATGGGGCGAGCGAATAGCGGCTGCAGGCGGCGCGCGCCGTAGCCGAGTGCGAAAAAGAACAGGAACGAGCCGGAGACCGCACCGCTGGCGAACGCCCATCGGCCTTCTTCGTACTGTGACGCCACCGTGCCGAGCATGACCACGGTATCCAGATA containing:
- a CDS encoding sulfurtransferase produces the protein MMTIRQSFHATALGVAVALPGAAMAQDAGSVDLPGPVVGADWALAHQDEVTLINVSRRPSNYDATGFVDGAPFVGMSEFLSERPGMKDTIRYLAPSAEAFETVMQGLGVDNDDTIVIAPAGDTVYGDATVASRFYWQLKYFGHDNVAILDGGAAAWDAAGGEVAESPGSAANGNYTAGAPREDLLATTQDVTAVIDGDSSAQLVDNRPLVQFTGQMSKDYVDGSGHLPGARPLPFTQFVAPRDGIVYWRSPEAAREIVASMLPGTDGPIINYCNSGHVSSLAWFGVSEIADRPDVALYDGSLHEWTLDGDRSLVIGE